Sequence from the Meriones unguiculatus strain TT.TT164.6M chromosome 5, Bangor_MerUng_6.1, whole genome shotgun sequence genome:
TGGGATGCTGCTCCCCCAAATGGTGAACTGTATGAGAGGGTGACAAAATAGAATCATACCTGATGCCAGGCAAGGCGGCACTCATCCGTAGTTCCAGCatccgggaggctgaggcaggaggattgaacgtttgagaccctgcttcaaatagTGTGGCAGAGGTGGCTGGGAGGCTGTGGGGGTAAACAATGGTTaacaaggaaaagaatgaaagccCACGGCAAGGAAATTATGCTTTACCCAACCAAATGGAGGGAGCCGGCATAGACTCCCTGTTTGTCCCTCTTTAAGCCTTGTCTCCCTAAACAACTCCGGTGATGAGaaaaaatattcagaataaaCAGCCCTTGTAGTTATTTTCTTGTTACCCTCATAACACAATTCAAAGACCCACGGGAAATTCTAAACACACAACTGTATTTACTGTATGGAAGTTGCTGCAGAAGAGTAGAAGAAATAAAGATCGTTAATTGCTTCCTGCATGTCTTCAAGTTTTATATTATGCTGTACGGCAGGCAGTGACGTTCCTGCCATCTTTCGTTTCCTCTTCCGAAATGTTAAATTTCTGAAGCCTCAGAAATTGAGGCTTTAGAAATCACTCTAGCTGTCCACATAATTGTGACCATCTGAAATTGTAATGACATTGCTCAGCAGCTATTCTCTTGATTTTTAGGaactcccccttcccccccccacagCAAATTTATTCTGTCTCATTTTAAAGCAACTGAATAAGTGATTAATCTATGACCAGTTTATTTCTGACAAAGGTACAAGGAGTGGTGAGTCCTGTCAGCAAATGTGCTGGAACAATTTGACACCAGGAGCTAAGGAATGTATTTGacgccaggggtggtggcacccagctgtaatcccagcactctgggaggcaagaggcaggcagattgctgtgagttcgaggccagcctggtctacaaatctagtccaggacagtcaaggctacacagagaaaccctatctcgaaaaaacaaaaatcaaaaacaagcaaacaaagaagagATCAGTAGTAGTTGAGGCCAGCTTAGGCGGAagaaagactctgtcttaaacagaacaaataaaaagagtAGATTTGGGCCTCTTCCACATGTTAAACATAGGACTGTTTAACATGCTCTGTGGAAAGGACTTCCATGTAGGAACTGAAAGTTTAAACCTCTGGCGTGGCGTAGCTGGAAGTCTTCCTGACTTTGGACTAGGGAACTGTTCCCTCGCCACCAGGATGGCCGTCCGCCCAGCACGGTGTCCACAAGGCAGCAGAGCGACTGGAGCTCGTGGGCGCACGGGAATGTGAAATGGCATAACCACTGTGGGAAGCATCTTGGCAGATCCTCCGAAGTTAAGCAGAGAATGCTGTATGACCCGACAATCCTGCCGCTGAGTTACGAACGCAAGGAGTTAgctggctcagttggtgaagtgttTGCCTGGCAAGCATGGGGACCCGGGTTTGACCCCCAGAACCCCCCCGTGtaagaaagctgggcatggtggtgcataatcccaggactcaggacagagacaggtggatccctggttAAGCCAAAAGTTTGTTTGTAAATATTCAAAATAACACTACGCACAATAGTTCCCGCAAATGACACATTTAAACACTCGTCAGCTGCTGAGTGCATAAATATAGTGTGACCCATCCACAGTAGAAATTCAGTTTATTTGGCCATGAAAGGAGTGACTGTACTGATGAGCTGAAACAGAAATCTACCTCGCAAGTATGATGCtgggccagcaggatggctcagtgggtaaggaccTCGTCCGGCAATTGGGACACCCTGAGCTGGCAGAAGAGGGAACCAAGTCAAAGCTGTCTGTCCTCTGAGCTTCCCACCAGTGTCGCGGCTCATGAGCACCCCCACCTACATACAGTAGGTAAATGCAGCTTTAGAAGGAAAAGGAATTGCTTAACCTCCAACAAAAGTATTGTGCTCTGTGAGAGAAATGCAGCCAACCCCACACACTGTATGGTTCCAGGTTATCTTCAGCTGCACGGTAACGCTAAGACTAGGATCAAATCCCAGCGTGTCTcttcaacaacaaaaagatcaaaAGATTAAAACACAATACTAAGCTTCCATTTCATTCGTTAGTGAGATGCGTGTTCTGGGtctaaaggcctgcaccaccgcacccagcttcTGCCTTGTCTGAACAATCGTGGAGAACAGGCCTGTCAACCTGAGGTTTAACACTTCTTAGCTGTAACTCCTTAGAGGACTACATTTTCATGAGGTGcaatcattttatattttgtttgtgtgtgtgctttaagagtactgaggcagaggcaggtggatctctgtgagttccaggctaagcctggtctacaaagtgaaaccctgtctcaaaaaaccaaaattaaaaaaaaaaaaacaaaaataataagagagatggaagcaaactatttcagaggcaggaggatctttatgagtctaaggccagccaggtttacaaaacaagtccaggacacccagggcttgttatacagagaaaccctatcttgaaagaaagaaagaaagaaagaaagaaagaaagaaagaaagaaagaaagaaagaaagaaagaaagaaaagattattgcttccaggtgtggtggcttacacttgtaatcccagcactcaggaagcttaGACAGGAAGTTGAGGAGTTcccagccagcctgagctatatcaCCAGATCCTTTGgactctccttcctctctctagtCAAACACACCCCCTTCTACTGGTCCCCGAGCCTGCATCCAGCCCCAGTAAGGAGGGACAAAGAACAGATACTGAGGCAGCACCAGCCGTCCTCAGCACCGTTGGCTGTCTCTGCTTTTTAACGCAGCGATGCAAACGCTGGGAGTTACACCGTGGGTGAGTGGACAAGAGTTGTTCTGGGCTCCATCCCACATGGGTATGCAAGTTGAAAGTGACATCTGCCTTACCCTTGGCTCCTGAAGCCTTAACAGCACACTGAAGTATCCTTCCCTCCAAATGACGAACTCCTGCCGTGTCTCAAAAGCTGGGAAGAGCAAGGCTGCCCTGCCCATCCATTTTATAAAAACGGGATTCTAGCTGGAGGAGGTGAGTCTACCCAGGAAACCTAGCAAGCATTTGACTAGAGAAAGGTTTATAGGAGCAAAAGACATAGTGAAGAGTCCCTGGGCTAGCCAATGCTAAGAACTGTGGTCACTTTCTCTgaaagggaggaggcagggtTTGCTAAAGAGAGAGCCACCTGGAGAGGAACCTTGCCTGGAGCCACGAGCCATCCGGGAGATAGGCGCAAAGCCGCTCAAGCTGCTGAGCTGCTGTACACAGCAAGATGTTCAAATCTTCAGACCGTGAAACCTGCTCGGCACAAATTAGCACCTTTGAGTGCTAATCAAATATAATCGGCCCCTAGGGTTTTACAACGGGTCATGGTCCATGGGATtcggtttctttctctttccaattTAAGCCTCACAGGGGTGTCACGTGTCTTTATTAGACATGGGATCTAAATAAGAAAGGAAGCCAAAGACGCAGGAGACAATGATGTACAGAAAGGCTCCACAAACGTCCCGCAAAGTCAGTCGATAGAAATAACAAACCGGGAAAAGACCTGCAGTGGACTTCCACTGTAGTGTCAACCCTAGGCTTTCTTTCCCCAGGTTTTCATGGGGTACCCCACTGAAATTCTGTTTACTCCCAATGGGATGTTTTTACACAAGACAACATTTCATAAAATACGATGTGAAGTAAACATAGCAGTGACAGCCGGGAGTGGGGCTGAGGGGTGTGGCCCGAggttttaatcccaacactctggagacagaggcaggtggatctctgtgagttcaaggtcagcctggtctatggagtgaatTTCAGAACAGCTagggttacaaagagaaaccctgtcctgagagaaagaaaaaaagaaagaaggaaggaagaaagaaggaaggaaggaaggaaggaagacaatgaCGCAgcagcaaaggaaaggaaggacatAGCTCCAGCCGGTGTCTGAGGTAGCTCAGCTGTCCCATCacttaattactttatttattcaaGTTACCAGGAATCTGTCTTCAGCGCATCCCTTAAACAGGCTCATTCAGGATTCACTAGACATGGGCCATTCTGTTATAAAGTAGTTATTGCAGGAATTgatggtgtagctcagtggtagagtacttaccCACCAGTGCAGTGCCTGTGCttgggaacagaggcaggaggaccgtgAGATTGAAGCCAGATTGGGCTgtatagtaagatcctgtctaaacaaaacaaaggaagaagaagggaagaacaacaaaaactaacaaaaattaaAGCAGTTCTTCCAGGAGACACCGGTATTTGAGGCGTAGTGTAGCTCTGagatttatttgtgtttatttatttctattttgagacagtgtctataatgtagctcaggctggtctcatgCATGCTGTGGAGCCAAAgacaaccttgaactcctgactctcctgtctccacctcccaagttctgggtttATAGCCTATGGCATCACTCTGGGTTTCTACGGtaagctaggcaagcactctcaaCTGAGCTCCGTCTCCAGCCTTGAAAATTTATGAACCGGTTCTCAGGATGCTTATGGTGACCACTGAGCCTGGGCATCATCTTCATTACCGAGGACCAGATTAGCACCCTTCTAACTATAGTGTGTAAACACTATGTACCTTCTGTGGGCCGGTCAAACTCCAGCGACCAAGtctacacacctgtgcacacatctGGGCATTGGCTTGCCCTGAAATCTGGAGTTATTCAGGAAGTGACTCACACATATTGGTTCCTCTGTCACCAACCCCTGCTGTATTTGTTTACTCTTTAGTAACTGAGCAAGGACTCGGGGCAACGAAGCTCACAAAGACATCACTGTaaagtgagtgtgtgtatttcagGATGGAGGAGAAGGCACAGGAAAATATTCAAAGCATCAATCCCCATTAGAGTCCCTGTTTAATGAAAGGTCGAATTGCTTAACATCCACAGGCTGAGCCGGGGCTGAGGCTGACTTCCTCCAAGGGGGTAATGTTTGAACTGTAAAATCTGGAGGGAACTTTCATGTAGAAAGAAAGTTGCCAGAAATGCCGTTTTGTTTGCAAGCAGCTTGCTTCCTCTTTCCTGGGGCAGAGGGACTTAGTTCATTCAGCAGCTGGGTGACCTCGGTCGAAAATCATTTGAACTTTCTGTGTTTGCATTTTCTCCTTTCCAAAGTTAAGACAGTAATAGGTCGGGGATCTGGGAAGAGTAAGTGACTTTGCCCTTGGCCCACGACAAAGGCCATATAGATAtctgcaggattttttttttctcccactcaCTGCAGTACATAAAATCAAGAATGCATAAACCTGACGGCATTGTTTATGAGTCTTCCTGCTCACGCTGAGTTCCTTGGGAGTGTCCAAGCACTCCGGTTACATTTGGGGGCCGGGGTGGGGGAGGAAACACTTAATCTATGACTTTGTTGCTTATGTTTCACAGCCCGATGACTTTATTGCCCTCATTTTATTgaggaggaaacagaaacaggtgaccagCTTGCCCGAGGGCCCTCAGCAGTAAGAAACAGAGCAAGGGTTTGACAGGGTTATCCTGTCAGCTACCACAATGTGCTTGAACACTTTATTGTATCACATAGCGTTTAAATATTGTAGCTGCAGCTGTATCCAGCCGGCTCTAGAGCATTGCCAGACCGTTTACCGTCTTAGTTTGGTCAGGGCTGGCGTGGTATGGGTTGTTAAGTGCCTTGTGATGGCCATTCCTGACTGAAGATGTTAGTTTCTTCCTCagggggtgggagaggggtgcagcgggggggggggttagAGAACCTGCACACTTCGGCTATTTTCCTGCTGCTGGTCTCTCTCTTGTCTCGCTGTCCCCACCACTCTCTCTCCATCTTGCCCTTGTTCCGTCCTGCTTCCCTAGCGCTGGTCGCGTCAGTCTGCTCCTCTTCCTTTCACGCTCTGGACTTTTCCAGATGCCCCTGGGTACTTTCTCTCCCTTAGccacaatgaaaaaaatgtaacCATGGAGTGGCCTTTTCAACAGTTTCTCTACTATGTCTACTCACAAATACCTGTGAGTAGAAACCTAGGAGGAACACAAGGGACACCCCTTCTTCACCGGGGCCCGGCCTCCTCTAACCGAACCAAGCTGCTGACTTGATTCTCCCCTGAGGTGGAGATGATGTGTTTCTCCTGGCTCCTGCCATCCACACATTCAACTCCACGCTGAACAGGCTGCCTCTTCCGCCACTTCTTCCCCACCTAGTCCAGCGACTGCCTCGCTGGGGAAGTGTCTCTCGGGGAGCTGCCTGTTCTGTCTTTCTCCGCTCCTTTGAGCTTACTACAAAATCATGCGGGTGCATCAGGCAGCCTCCCTACTGTTAGGATTTAGGCAGCCTGCGGGTGCATCAGGCAGCCTCCCTACTGTTAggatttaggcagcctgcttctgggttgcctagcaacctatgatgtcatcagttgctccataaaaggaccaacccaccactcctcctgccttctttctcttGTGCTCTCTTGCtggctcctgctctctcccctctctgtcagggtgcctcctcccttcccccatcatgtcttgctctctccttctctctctctccagccaaTAAACCTCTTTGATATATCTGTTGTGGGTACCATCATTTCACCTACACCTTTCGGGTACCCCTTCACAGGGAGGAGGGACACCCCTCCACTGATCCTGATAAGTTTCAGTCCTCTTGGGGATGCCTTCAGACTGGAATTCTGTCCTGTGACACTGATCTTTCACTGTTTCTCTGACACTGTGTCGGAATCCTCCTTCTGGTGGTATTCCTTCTCGCAACCCTCTAAGCCTCTCCCATCTCTTTAACTCTGCCCCTGGATGCCTCCCTGCCTTCTCTGTCTGCCAGCTCTCTCCTAGCTCACTCTGCCTCTAACAGACAGGCAGCCCaatggctggcctccaactcacatccccgtgcctcagcctctggagtactGAGAGCACACTACCAAGCCTAATGCAAACctttctgcaagagcaagtgaTGATACACAGTTGTGATGTCTTTCAGGATAGAAGTGCGTGACTGGAGTCAAGGAAATGTGTTCAAAGCCTGAAGAGGTTCTGTGGCAGGAAGCGGCCAGAAAGGGAAATGAGCAGAACCTAAGAGAGAGTGAACTGGAGAGAGACCACAGCTGAGGTCTGGATCCCAGACCGGGTGGTGGatggagagttcaaggtcatccatgactacatagtgagttgaaaGCTTTTTGAGACTTGAGTCTCAAAATGGAAACAAGTCAAAGCAAGAAGATGCTGTTTGTTTGACTCCAATGAAGCAGTCACTCCTGATCCCCACTAGGATTAACTTTCTTGTCTCATTTTTCTCACGAACTCCAATAGGTGTCAAACACACACAATAGCAATTGATAAACTGTTCTTTCActgcagttttaaaaaaaaaatgtatagccGGGTGGTGGCGGCGCGTATCTTTCATATTAGCACTCGGGAagcaaggctagcctggcctagagagctagttccaggacagccagggctacacagcgaaacccttgtctcgaaaaaaggacagcttggggagggggatgtAATTCTCCTGTTTGAACTGGCCATCTGCATTCACTCTCCAGAacgatagaaggagaagaggaagcaccctgaaagttgtcctctgccctccacaggaGTGCCACAGTGTCCACACACAACCCCGTCCACACACGCAATACTAACAGTGAATAAGTACAGGcgatttggtttttattttcatgaaaatgcATAGGTAGATTTTTGTCAGAAGTTAGGAAGGTCCCAGGGACCACTGGCATGCCATGACAGCCTTTGGAGGGTGAGGCAGGCAAGTGACTGAGCCGGTCTGAGTGGCTCCACCATGCAAGCTGGCATGAGGTGTTGTCCGCTGGCTCCTGGCACAACCCGATGGACTTGGCACACCAAGTGTCATAACTGTCCAGGCTGATGTCAGACTTACTGTGTCGCTCAAGATGACTTTGAATTGtcgtcctcctgcctcaaccactCCATTACTGGGCTTACAGGAATGGACCAACTTACCTGACTCTTCAATGTCTAAATTgttgatttgggggtgggggttgtttttttagacaggatcccACTGCATAGTCCTAGGCTGGCCGGGGGGGgggtcttgctatatagaccaggctggccttgaactcacagagacctggtgcctctgcctcacaagttgCTGGCATCACAGGAGTGTACAACCATTCCTGGCTCAATTTCTATATTCTCTGCTTTTCTGGactttgaacccagagcctcgtGTGTGTAACTAGGGCTCCACCCACGGACGACAGCTCCCACTCAGTTTCTAGATTCTTCACGGCAGTCGCTCTTTAGTGGGTCATCATTGCTCTTGTCAAAACAGTATACATGCTGTCATTGTATTCATCTCCATCTCAAAGGGTTCATTTCGACCCTGTAGCCTAAAAGATGTAGTACGGCAGCCTTTGGAAATGGCAGTGTTGAAAAGCGAGATTAAAAATTGTGAGCTGATTTTGGTTTCTTCTTAAAATCTTTAAGCAGGGTGGAAGTCCCTGAAACAGACAAAGAAGATTATATTTTATCCTCAGTAATAGTTAACCATTATTATTGTGAACAATTTAAACATTTCTCTCGGAATTCAACCGAATTGCCATTTGGACCAAGAATCCAAATGAGGCACCTTCTCTTCGGTAATTGTGGCTGACTTCCCCGCTGTGAGAATAAGACCCCTTGGCCCCGGGGTAAATGTGACTGCAACAGCAATAAAGGTAAAAATGGAATCTCTGTGCATCCCAGACACTTCTCACACCGACTGACCCATTTCCTCCTCCGCTTACTTCCCACTAAAGGAGTCTTTTGTGTGGTATGTCTTTGATGGCGGCAATGGTACAGATTTTTGGAACACAGCCTAgatttatagcccaggctggccttgaattcaggaTCCTTTTAACTcaacctcccgagtgctgggattgcaggcgtgtttcaccatgcctggtttcagaacattgtttttcctttttaacatGAGTTAAACAACTTatttagttaaataaataaatgtaagtatAAATCAAAAATGTGATGAGAGTATATGGGAAATTTTTCAGAAGAGAAGCACCAAGGATACATCTTTTTGTATCAAAACTTTTGTCTCTTAAATAAACTGACAAGAAAGTTGTTGGGGGGCAGGGGTATACACGCACcttagtcccagtacttgggacaagaggcaggcagatctctgtgagttccaggccaaccaaggttatatagtgaaaccctgtctcaaaaacaaacaacaaacaaacaaacaaacttgtggGAGGCTCTGGAGAGATAGCCCAGGGTTGTGAGCACTGCGGTGATTTGAATGAAATATCCACCATGGGCTGgtatatttgaacacttggctcCTACGTGTGGCTGAGATATAATCTCTCCTCTTTCTGTATCTGCGACCGTGTCTCCTCAGAGATATGGGCTCTACCTTCCTTCTATCAGCTGCTCTTgctcatgatgttttatcacacaACTGTGATATAAAGGATCACTGATGAAAGTAACTGATACTCGTGCAGACTGACCcggggttcagttctcagcacacacCTCAGGTGCCTCACAAccgcctctaactccagctccaggggatcctatgTAGGTACCTGCACACTTGTGACACCctttcataaacacacacaggcacactggaggaggaggaaaaggagagggaggaggaggaggaacttaCTAGGGACCATGGTGACACGAGACTATATATAACCCCAGGActcagaaggtggagacaggagaaccaGGAATTTGAGGTCATCCTcgactacatagtaagttcaaggtcagcctagactatttaagaccttgtctcaaaaacagaaacaaatgaaaagccAAAGTCACTTACTAAAAGGATGCAGTAGAGTTCCAAAACATACATCCTCACCCACAGATGTGGGTACCTTGGCCAATGAGCCTCGTTCGAAGGTGAGTAGTTGACAAAATTCCTCCAGCAGTAGTAACACTCTAGAGAAACACAGAATTTGATTCGTTTAACAAATACGACGGTAAATGGCTCAAAATTACCTGGGCAGAGTGGTTCCTGCCTGCAATCCGAGGTATTCggcaggctgaagcaggaaaactgcaaaaatcaaggccaccctgagctacatGGCAAATCCAGGGTAGCAACTTACAGACCCTGCCTCGAATACAGTTTAAGAGAACAGGAACGTGGCTCAGTAGCAGAGAGCTTATCTCGCAGGTAAGCTTAGCACGTACAAGCTCTGGCTTCAATCCCCAGTAGCAGCGACCACAGCATGCACTCTACATAAAGGCTCTTCCTATTTACTTCAAGAGGTGGTCACATGTAGAAAGacttttaattcagaacatggaggctctggcaagagatcacagcCAGTGACCTTCTAGGTCTGGGTGCTcgggctggaatacaaacatgcctttaatccaggaggcagaggcgagcaaatctgagttcaaggccagcctggtatagcgcaaatttcaggtaaagaaaagcttaggcccgggtgtggtggcacacgcctttcatcTCAAACAGTAAAGGTAAAGTTAGGAGGAATCGTCCCTGTTGAAAAGGATGTCTAATTCAAGGGGCAGAAAAGGTGACTAATCAaagttgacagaataggatacacccaactctgaAGGGGAGCTACTTAaagggcaacacagagaatggGGGCGGGGGGACGAGGCAGTTTCACTAGGAAAGtagtatatatagagagaggttgaatgtgagaacaagctagacataggGGAGGGCagaataagccagagaatgagaagctaGAAGACTCCTGGaggttagtttgaggccaagcagagcaattcaggggcctaGAGAAAAGCCACATTGAGTAAATCAGCTAGGAAAGGAGTTTGAACCAAAATGGCTgcgctgaaccagccagcccagagctcgggaagaagaaagggtgagcttatagagcaggaagtctcagaggctgCAAACATTCCAGGCCTAGGATAGATTGGGCCTAGGTCAGATTGTACAGAGCCTAATAGTTCCAAggactaggttagcagacagagccCGTAAGAATGAAATTCCTTTCACAGTCATACTCCCTAAAAGGAAGTTAAGAggcctgggagacagaggtaCCCAGAGCAGAGGAAGGAATAACTATTGTCCATCCTTCCTGTACGGTGAAGGTCAAGCctggtcctccctccctcccttcaggaTGGACTTTGACTTCTGGGTGTCTGTTCCCCTGCCATCACCACCCTCTACCTTGCTCCGTCATGATCCGGATGGTCACACCTCTGCGACAGAGGTCTCTGAGCCCTTGCCGGTTCCGCTCATCCGTGTGGTGATAAAGCCGTGCCACGTAAATGAACAGAGTCACGTTGGGGTACCGGCTCAGAAATTCCACAATGGCCCTGCAGCATTCCCCGCAGGGACTCCAGGACAGGAACCAGGTGATGGAGCACCTGGTGAACGGACAAAAGTATCTTTCCGAGGTAAATTTTTCTATGAAATTGATTTCCGCGTGTCTGTCGGTGTTCTGGCCCGTGTGCCGCCACACGCTGTGCCTTCCGCCCCAGTTGATCTCGTAGAGCAGGCAGGTCTCCTTCCGAAGTAACTGAGGGTCAAAGAAGGCTCCGAACTCCTGGGGTTCGATTCTTCTCCTGAAACGTAAAAAGACTCCCATGCAGTCTAAGAAAACTAAGAGACCTTTCCCCTCgtgccttaaaaaaataaaataaaataaaattatatatatatatatatatatatatatatatatatatatatatatatacacacacaaacactagaTCTTACATACTCCAGGCCTGCTGGGagagctgaagatgaccttgatctttattctatttttattttatttcactgtgtgtgtgtgtgtgtgtgtgtgtgtgtgtcgtagTTATACAtttgcacatatatgtgcacacgcACAGGCTAGAGGTCAGTGCTAGATGCCTTCCTCTGCCGTCctccacctcatttttttttttttccaaaacagagTCTCTGGATGAACAGGAGGACATCCCCGACCAGCGCATTGGTGAGCAGGCTTCCTGGAGCCACTTAGGGGGAGTTTGCACGGACACacgccaccaggcctggcttttctGCAGTCCAAAATCGTGCACTTGTGCCTGAACAAGTAAGCACTGCACCCCATGAGCTGTCTTCCTGGccagaccttgaacttttgatattCCCGCTTCTACCCAAAGGACTGCAGTTACTGATGTGTGGGAGCCCAGGGCTTCCTGCCTGCAGCAAGCACTCACCAACTGAGATACCTCTCTGTCCTTTTCTCCGGAAAGTTTATCTTTCAAATTTCCAGGACCGGTGGCAcgtataatctcagcactgaggaggccgAGACGGGAAGATGACAACAAGTTGGAGAGCAGCCTGGGTTAcaggctctctgacctccacgcttGTGCCGAGGTgctcacgcgcacacacacacacacacaaattaataataGTACATGTAAGAAAAAGAGAAGCTGGAGGAAGAGACGAAGCAAGGGAGGGGGTTTGGAGGGGAATAATGTTCCTTAGGTTTGTTGCGCACAGGTTCCTCTGTGTCTGAAAGCTATGACTCTCAACTCAGGACTGTTCTGAGTGAGGACCCTCTCTGCAGCACAAGGCCATTGGTGTTTTTAATCCTAATTGTTCCCCCGGTCCCTGAACTATCATGTTACGCACGGATGAACCCTTCTAGCTAGGCACAGTACAAGGAAGACCGGAAAGACTGAAACAAGCGGGTCTCAAACTCCAAGCTGATGTGTACGAccgtgtgagaccctgtctcaaaaaaccccaaCAGAGTGGGAGAAAAATGTAGAGGGGGCAGCACGGGAGAAGTTGGAGGGGAGAAAAATCTGCGTGGATATGATCAACACGCATTATATGCATGTACAAAGT
This genomic interval carries:
- the Apobec1 gene encoding C->U-editing enzyme APOBEC-1 isoform X2, with translation MSSETGPAADPTLRRRIEPQEFGAFFDPQLLRKETCLLYEINWGGRHSVWRHTGQNTDRHAEINFIEKFTSERYFCPFTRCSITWFLSWSPCGECCRAIVEFLSRYPNVTLFIYVARLYHHTDERNRQGLRDLCRRGVTIRIMTEQECYYCWRNFVNYSPSNEAHWPRYPHLWVRMYVLELYCILLGLPPCLKILRRNQNQLTIFNLAFQHCHFQRLPYYIF
- the Apobec1 gene encoding C->U-editing enzyme APOBEC-1 isoform X1, giving the protein MPLCLRPVEKCFLVTHSSQRRRIEPQEFGAFFDPQLLRKETCLLYEINWGGRHSVWRHTGQNTDRHAEINFIEKFTSERYFCPFTRCSITWFLSWSPCGECCRAIVEFLSRYPNVTLFIYVARLYHHTDERNRQGLRDLCRRGVTIRIMTEQECYYCWRNFVNYSPSNEAHWPRYPHLWVRMYVLELYCILLGLPPCLKILRRNQNQLTIFNLAFQHCHFQRLPYYIF